The Polynucleobacter sp. JS-Mosq-20-D10 region TGATTTACAGGTAAGCCTCGCAAAGCATCGTTAGCGCCTAACTCGATCAGGACAATTCCCGGCTTTTTCTGACTTAATAGGGCAGGCAGACGGGTTAATCCCCCAGAACTAGTCTCACCGCTAATGCTGGCATTAAACACGCCCCAAGGACTTTTATCTTTTCCAAGCTCCGCCTCAAGGAGCGTAACCCAGCCAGCGCCACGTGGAAGACCATATTCCGCTGAAAGACTATCGCCCAATACCAGAATTACCGGCTTTACTTGAGCCCAAGAACAAATACTCATTAAGAGGCAAAATAGACCCGTAATAAATTTATTGGCGATTAAAAGCTGAGTCTGCATTTTTCCATTCTTGAAAATTTTTCACATGAACACACAGTCTAATTCCATTGTTGCCGATCGGGTAAGCAAGCTGGTAAATACGGCTGATGGCAACCTGAGTATTTTGCACGACCTGAGCTTTCAGATCGAGCAAGGCGAAAGCGTGGCCATTGTAGGAGCGTCAGGCTCTGGAAAAAGTACTTTGCTTAGCCTTCTCGCTGGACTAGATCTGCCCAGTACAGGGCAAATTGACCTCATGGGGCAAAACCTCAACTTACTCGATGAGGATGGTAGGGCACGTTTACGAGGTCAGTTAGTTGGCTTTGTCTTTCAATCATTTCAGCTCTTGCCTCACCTCACTGCCCTGGAGAATGTGATGCTTCCTCTTGAGATTGCTGGGAAAGCTCAGGCTGAAGCTCGGCTGTCCGCCCTGGAGTGGCTAGAAAAGGTGGGCTTAACTCCTAGAATCAATCATTTTCCCAAAACCCTTTCTGGGGGCGAGCAGCAGCGTGTGGCACTAGCACGGGCCTTTATTAATCAGCCAGCCATCCTGTTTGCTGATGAGCCCACTGGAAGTCTAGATGAGGCCAGCGGAAATAGGGTGATTGAGCTCCTTTTTGAGCTAAATCAGGAGAATTCCTCGACACTAGTTTTGGTGACCCATGATCCAGCCTTGGCTGCTCGGTGTGGACGCCAATTGAGCCTGCTTGGCGGAAGATTGGCTTAATCAAAACCTTATAATCTTGGCATGTCATCATTCTGTTGCTTGCCCGGGGCAAATGCCCTTTCTGCCTTCCGCCAACAGCGACTTTTAGCTTCGCTCGCAGCCCAAGGAATTCAACTTGAGTCTATTGAAGCTCAATACCTTCATTTCATTTGGTCTGAGTTTGAACTTAATGCCAAAGATAGAGAGGTTCTCGAAAGTCTACTGACTTACGGCCAGCCCTTTGCATCCCAAATGAAGGATGGTGGCTTCATATTTAGCAAGACCTCTGATAAACAATCTGCGATTTCGATTCCTCGTTTCGGCACAGTTTCTCCATGGGCCAGTAAAGCCACGGATATTGCTCGACAGTGTGGTCTTCAAATTTTACGCATTGAACGCGGTGTTCGATACGCATGGCAAAGTAAAAAATCACTCAATGCAGAACAAGAGCAACTGATATTGGCCGCTCTTCATGATCGGATGACTGAAGCTGTTATTGGCGATGTTAATGAAGCAGGTGCTTTGTATCAATCTCTTCCCGACAAACCTTTTGTACGCATCCCCGTACTTACTGAGGGTAGAGCGGCATTAGATAAGGCTAATCAAGAACTAGGTCTTGCACTCTCCGAAGATGAGGTGCTTTATTTGGTTGAGAACTTTATACGCTTAAAGCGTAATCCGGGTGATGTTGAATTAATTATGTTTGCTCAGGCGAATAGTGAACATTGCCGCCACAAGATATTTAATTCCAGCTGGACAATTGATGGTGATGATCAGGAAAAATCCTTATTTGCGATGATTCGTAACACACATCAACTTCAGCCTGAAGGTACTATCGTTGCCTACTCTGATAACTCAGCGGTGATGGTGGGGGCTGAATCGGAAACTTGGTTAGCTAAAGGTCAAGATCGTCGTTACGAAAAAGACATTCGACTAGTGCACACCTTAATGAAGGTGGAGACGCATAATCATCCTACAGCAATTGCACCATTCCAAGGTGCATCTACTGGTGCTGGTGGTGAGATTCGAGACGAGGGTGCAACAGGTGTCGGCGGACGCCCTAAGGCGGGCCTCACTGGGTTCACTGTATCCAACCTTAATATCCCGGGCACTGATTTACCATGGGAAACTGAGAAATACGGCAAGCCTGAGCGCATCGCTACACCACTTCAAATCATGATTGATGGCCCATTGGGTGGTGCCGCATTTAACAATGAATTCGGTCGCCCTATTTTGGGTGGTTATTTCCGCGTATTCGAACAAACCTTAGAGGGTGTTCGTCGTGGTTATCACAAGCCCATCATGATTGCGGGTGGTATTGGCAGCATTGACTCCATACACACGGCCAAGAAACAAATTAAAGCAGGTCACTTGTTTATTCAATTAGGCGGTCCTGGTATGCGTATTGGTATGGGTGGCGCAACAGGTAGTTCTGTTGCAACCGGCACTAACACTGCGGATTTAGATTTTGATTCAGTCCAACGCGGTAACCCAGAAATGGAACGTCGAGCGCAAGAGGTGATTAACTCTTGCATTGCCATGGGAACAAACAACCCGATTGTTTCGATTCATGATGTTGGTGCTGGTGGTGTATCCAATGCATTCCCAGAGCTTGCTGATGGCGCTGGTTTGGGTGCGCAATTTCAATTGCGTAAAGTACCGCTAGAAGAAAGCGGTATGAGCCCTGCAGAAATATGGTGCAATGAATCTCAAGAGCGCTATGTTTTGGCTATTGAAGCTAAAGACTTAGAGATCTTCAAGTCGCTATGTGAGCGGGAGCGTTGCCCATTCGCCGTAGTCGGTGAAGCCACAACAGAGCGTCAACTTCAGTTAAGCGATAACAAGGAAGTTGCTGGTAGTGATGCTGCCATGCCAATTGATATGCCAATGGAGGTATTACTTGGGAAGCCTCCACGTATGCATCGTGATGTGGAGCGTGTTGCTCAAGAATTTGAAGAATTAGACGTTACTGATGCTGATCTAGCAGGATGCATTGCTTGGGTTCTGCAACAGCCTACTGTTGCCAGCAAGTCATTCTTAATCACTATCGGTGACCGTACCGTCGGCGGTCTCAATGCGCGCGACCCATTTGTAGGTCCATGGCAAGTTCCCGTTGCCGACTGCGCCGTTACCTTGATGGATTACAAAGGCTATCGCGGTGAAGCAATGTCGATGGGTGAGCGCACACCATTAGCCGTGATCGATGCTCCAGCTGCCGCCAAAATGGCTGTAGGTGAAGCCATTACCAATTTATTGGCTGCAGATATTCGTCGCTTAGAGGATGTTAAGCTCTCTGCTAACTGGATGGCCGCTTGCGGCTCACCAGGTGAAGATGCAAAGCTATATGACTCCGTTAAAGCGATTGGTATGGATTTATGTCCAGCTTTGGGAATTTCTATTCCAGTCGGCAAAGACTCCTTATCCATGGCAACAGCATGGCAAGAGGGTGATCAAGCTAAAAAAGTAGTTTCTCCAGTTTCACTAATCATCTCTGCTTTTGCAGCAGTTCAGGACGTTCGCAAAACAACAACGCCATTGCTAAAACTTCAAGATGAGTCTGGCGTAGCCCTGGAAACTGAATTAATTTTGATTGATTTGGGCCGCGGTAAAAATCGTATGGCGGGAAGTATTCTGGCTCAAGTGCTCAACCAATCTGGTAAATCAGCTCCTAATGTAGATGACCCAGCAGATCTCAAAGCTCTAGCTGCCGCGATCATCGAATTGCGTCAAGGTAAGCAATTACTGGCGTATCACGATCGCTCTGATGGTGGTTTATTTGCCTGTATCGCAGAGATGGCTTTCGCATCCCATACCGGCATCTCCATGAATGTTGACATGATTGCGGTAGATGTTGGGCAAGAGGCTGATTGGGGTGATGCTAAGAACTGGGCAGAGCAAGTTTCTGGGCTTCGTCATGAGCAGACCATGCGCGCATTATTTAACGAAGAGCTTGGCGCAGTGATTCAGATTCGTAAAGCAGATCGTGATGCAGTATTTGCCGTTCTGCGTAAGTTGAATCTCAGTGCATACAGTCATGTAATTGCACAGCCGAATAATAACGGTCGAATTGAAATTTGGCGTGATGCTAAGAATATTTTTGCAGAGCCCCGTGAAGTGCTTCACAAGATGTGGGCTAACACCAGCTATCAGATTGCACGCTTACGCGATAACCCAGAGTGTGCTGATAGCGAGTTTTCTCTACTTGAACATGTTGCTGATGCAGGAATGTCTCCCAAGTTGACCTTTGATATTACGGATGATGTTGCGGCGCCATTCATTAATCAGAATGCTCGACCTAAAGTTGCTATCTTGCGCGAGCAGGGCGTCAACTCCCATGTAGAAATGGCTTACGCCATGAACTGGGCAGGTTTTGATAGCTATGACGTACACATGTCAGATTTGCTATCTAGCAAATCCAAGTTAGATGATTTCCGAGGCATGATTGCCTGTGGCGGATTCAGTTACGGAGATGTATTGGGTGCAGGTGAAGGCTGGGCGAAGACGATTCTATTTAATAGTCAATTGCGCGATCAGTTCTCTACATTCTTTAGTCGTCAAAATAGCTTTGCGCTAGGTGTTTGTAATGGTTGTCAAATGATGAGCAATCTAGCTGGAATTATTCCAGGTGCAGAATCTTGGCCTAAATTTACGCGTAATCAGTCTGAACAATATGAAGCGCGCTTGGTCATGGCTGAGGTGATTTCCTCACCTTCGATCTTTACGCAAGGCATGACAGGTAGTCAGTTGCCGATTGCTATTGCGCATGGTGAAGGCTTTGCCAACTTTAGCCAGCAGGGTAGCTTAGAGGCTTTGCAAAAACAAGGATTGGCGGCGCTACGATTTGTAGATCACCAAGGTAGCCCAACTGAAACCTACCCAATGAACCCGAATGGTTCACCCGGTGGCCTGACAGGAGTTACTACTCCGGATGGTCGATTTACCGTAATGATGCCGCATCCTGAACGGGTGTTTAGGACTGTGCAGATGAGTTGGGCGCCGAATGAATGGTTGAATGCGCCCGATGGAGCAAGCCCTTGGATGCGCTTGTTCCGCAATGCGAGAGTTTGGGCTAAATAAATCAATGTCAGATATGTCCATGGCTATGGAGCCAGTAACGTTTTCCGAGAGTGGTGGCATCCGTTACTTGCATTTTGGTAGTGAGTTAATTCAAGGTGCTATGCGTATTCGCGATCCGGATGAGATTTATCTGGAATACAACCAGCAGATGATGGCTTGGCTACTATTTCTAGAGACTAAACCGGGTATGCGTGTTGCTCAACTTGGCCTTGGCACTGGCGCTCTCACCAAGTTTGCGCACCGTTATTGTCCTGCAGTAAAAGCCACTGTAGTTGAGCTCAATCCCGCTGTGATTGTTTCTGCTAGAAGTATGTTTTTCACGCCGGCCGATGATCGGCGTTTAGAGACGCTTCAAACTGATGCAAAAGCCTTTGTGATGAACTCCAAATATCGCAATCACTTTGATGCAGTCCAAGTTGACCTCTACGATGCGATTTGTGACGGCCCATCTGTGAGCTCCTTAGATTTTTATCAGGGCTGTTTCGATATCCTAAGGTCGCCTGGCATATTAACGGTGAACTTGTTCTCTCGCCATAAGAGTTTTGATATTAATCTCAATAACATCTGCGAAGCGTTTGATAACCGAGTTCTGCTATTTCCGGAATCGCATGATTGCAATGTTGTAGCAATTGCTTTTAAAGGTCCAAAGCTTGATGTTGAGTGGAAAGAGGTTTCTA contains the following coding sequences:
- a CDS encoding ABC transporter ATP-binding protein; translation: MNTQSNSIVADRVSKLVNTADGNLSILHDLSFQIEQGESVAIVGASGSGKSTLLSLLAGLDLPSTGQIDLMGQNLNLLDEDGRARLRGQLVGFVFQSFQLLPHLTALENVMLPLEIAGKAQAEARLSALEWLEKVGLTPRINHFPKTLSGGEQQRVALARAFINQPAILFADEPTGSLDEASGNRVIELLFELNQENSSTLVLVTHDPALAARCGRQLSLLGGRLA
- a CDS encoding arylesterase encodes the protein MQTQLLIANKFITGLFCLLMSICSWAQVKPVILVLGDSLSAEYGLPRGAGWVTLLEAELGKDKSPWGVFNASISGETSSGGLTRLPALLSQKKPGIVLIELGANDALRGLPVNQTETNLRQMVQMSKKSGAKVLLCGIQIPSNYGQTYTKQFKQLYPQIANQERVELLPFFLEGVATKPELFQADRLHPNVEAQSIIFKNVWGSMAPYSNLLKKLP
- a CDS encoding spermidine synthase, whose amino-acid sequence is MSDMSMAMEPVTFSESGGIRYLHFGSELIQGAMRIRDPDEIYLEYNQQMMAWLLFLETKPGMRVAQLGLGTGALTKFAHRYCPAVKATVVELNPAVIVSARSMFFTPADDRRLETLQTDAKAFVMNSKYRNHFDAVQVDLYDAICDGPSVSSLDFYQGCFDILRSPGILTVNLFSRHKSFDINLNNICEAFDNRVLLFPESHDCNVVAIAFKGPKLDVEWKEVSKRAKLIMEKTGLPTNTWVSGLNRENAHQENKLSI
- the purL gene encoding phosphoribosylformylglycinamidine synthase, whose product is MSSFCCLPGANALSAFRQQRLLASLAAQGIQLESIEAQYLHFIWSEFELNAKDREVLESLLTYGQPFASQMKDGGFIFSKTSDKQSAISIPRFGTVSPWASKATDIARQCGLQILRIERGVRYAWQSKKSLNAEQEQLILAALHDRMTEAVIGDVNEAGALYQSLPDKPFVRIPVLTEGRAALDKANQELGLALSEDEVLYLVENFIRLKRNPGDVELIMFAQANSEHCRHKIFNSSWTIDGDDQEKSLFAMIRNTHQLQPEGTIVAYSDNSAVMVGAESETWLAKGQDRRYEKDIRLVHTLMKVETHNHPTAIAPFQGASTGAGGEIRDEGATGVGGRPKAGLTGFTVSNLNIPGTDLPWETEKYGKPERIATPLQIMIDGPLGGAAFNNEFGRPILGGYFRVFEQTLEGVRRGYHKPIMIAGGIGSIDSIHTAKKQIKAGHLFIQLGGPGMRIGMGGATGSSVATGTNTADLDFDSVQRGNPEMERRAQEVINSCIAMGTNNPIVSIHDVGAGGVSNAFPELADGAGLGAQFQLRKVPLEESGMSPAEIWCNESQERYVLAIEAKDLEIFKSLCERERCPFAVVGEATTERQLQLSDNKEVAGSDAAMPIDMPMEVLLGKPPRMHRDVERVAQEFEELDVTDADLAGCIAWVLQQPTVASKSFLITIGDRTVGGLNARDPFVGPWQVPVADCAVTLMDYKGYRGEAMSMGERTPLAVIDAPAAAKMAVGEAITNLLAADIRRLEDVKLSANWMAACGSPGEDAKLYDSVKAIGMDLCPALGISIPVGKDSLSMATAWQEGDQAKKVVSPVSLIISAFAAVQDVRKTTTPLLKLQDESGVALETELILIDLGRGKNRMAGSILAQVLNQSGKSAPNVDDPADLKALAAAIIELRQGKQLLAYHDRSDGGLFACIAEMAFASHTGISMNVDMIAVDVGQEADWGDAKNWAEQVSGLRHEQTMRALFNEELGAVIQIRKADRDAVFAVLRKLNLSAYSHVIAQPNNNGRIEIWRDAKNIFAEPREVLHKMWANTSYQIARLRDNPECADSEFSLLEHVADAGMSPKLTFDITDDVAAPFINQNARPKVAILREQGVNSHVEMAYAMNWAGFDSYDVHMSDLLSSKSKLDDFRGMIACGGFSYGDVLGAGEGWAKTILFNSQLRDQFSTFFSRQNSFALGVCNGCQMMSNLAGIIPGAESWPKFTRNQSEQYEARLVMAEVISSPSIFTQGMTGSQLPIAIAHGEGFANFSQQGSLEALQKQGLAALRFVDHQGSPTETYPMNPNGSPGGLTGVTTPDGRFTVMMPHPERVFRTVQMSWAPNEWLNAPDGASPWMRLFRNARVWAK